GAGCGTTGACCGGAGGACCGACCTTTCATCTATGATGTGAAAATCAGGGTAAACGAGAACGACTTCTGGACGCGCCATTAGCTCCTCGACGCATCGCCGGACAGCAGCAGGGCGAAGCCGGTCGTCCGCGCTAACATAGCCAAGCACCTCTCCGGTGCTCATCGCCCATCCCACCGTCATGGCGGCACTTTGACCAGCGTTGACTTGGCGGTGCAGTTTCACTTTCCCGGAGAAGGTGGCGGCGATGTCGCTGGTGGCGTCGGTAGAACCGTCGTCCACCACGGTGATCTCTAAGTTCGGGTAATCCTGAACGAGCAGACTCTCGATCGTCTCGCCAATATACTCAGCCGCGTTGAAGGCGGGAACGACCAAAGAAACCCGCGGCATCCTATCCAAATTCATTTCCAAGGCGCTCATTTGGGACGTTTTTTGCTGCTTGCTGCTTCTCTTGAAAGTTGCCGAACCGAGACAATCCTAATCCCCGCCCTCCCCTCTGCGGTTCGCGATCATACTGTGGAACTGTAAAATTAGGCGATCCGCGATCGAAGGCCATGTAAACTTTCCGCGAATGTGGGCCTGAAGAGCTTGGCCCATCGTGCTCAGCGACTCGCGTTCTGCCAGCATCGACCGGAGGCCGCCACGCAGCCCCTCAACGGTCGCCTGCACAACAAGGCCACCACCAACGCTTTCAATCTCGTCGAATCCGCATTGATCGGTCAGTAGCACCGGTGTTCCGGCAACTCCAGCTTCCAACGCAACAAGCGACATCGCCTCGGCGCGAGATGGGACGGCAAGAAACAGAGCTCGCTCGTAAGCGTCGTTCCGCTCAATCTCGCCTAGATGACCCGTAAAGATAACGCGATCACCAAGTTGCCTTTCTCCAACGAACTTTTCCAAACTGGAGCGCATTCCAAAGTCCGGCCCTGCCATCACCAACCGGACATCACCGTATTCCGACGCCACATCGGCGAAAGCTTGGACGAGCAGGTCTGGGCCTTTCACTTCGGCAAGGCGTCCCATGAACAGTATGTAGGGCGCATCCGACTGAGAAGGGTGATGGGTGACGGCCTGGGCGTGCTCCTCCACTCCATTGGGGAGGACGATGACACGGTCTTCTGGTAGCTGAAATCGCTCCAGAATTTGGCTTCGTTCCAGTGGGGTAATCGCAACCAGCAAGCTTGCATCGCGGATTACCCGTTTGCCAAAAAGGACATGGAAAAGACGCGCGATCGGACGTGGGCGGTCAAGGCCCACGAACTCGCCCGCGGCGCTGAATGCGTAAGGTTTGCCCAGCCGCGAAGCCAGAAACGCTGTCGCGACCGAAAGAAGGTTCCAGTAACCAAGAATGTGAACAACATCGGCTCTGCGGAGGCTCCGGGCGAGCCGCAGAGGATTGATAAAGGGGACCGTAAGCCGTAGGCGCACTGAACCCGTCGCATACACTGGGACGCCTCGCTGGCGAAGCTTTTCCGCCAAATCGCCATCCTGCATAGTCGCGACTTCGCATCGATGTCCCCTGGCCGCCAAATGAGCCGAGAGGCGCCGCGTTCGTTCTGCGGTACCTCCTCCCTTTTGGGAATCGAGCGATACGGTGGTCAGGAGCACGTTCATTCGTCGTATCTGCCGATGTCGTCGGCTAGATGCTGAGCATATTCCTCCAATCGATCCACGAACGCCTCGGACGGCAATCCGAGTTCGGAGGCCTTTCTATGGGAAAAACGTCGGTCGATGTTCCGATCCGGCAATCCTCTCGCACGAAGGAGCAACCTCAGCAACGATCTCGGCGCCGTAGGCCCAATCTTGGGTACATTACGACGAAATGCCACAGCGAGGCGATCCTGGACGAAAGCGAAATTGTTGTTTGGGTCGTGATCGTCTGTGACAAGCACCACCTGAGGGCCAAGACGCTTTCGTTCGAGCGATAATTGGACGAGTGCCCGAGCTACAGTCTCGACACTGACAAGGTGCATCCGTCTGGCGCCATACAGTGAGCGGCGAAGCACGATTTTCCACTGCGGGGCACGGCTTATCTCTTCCGCCAAGCTGACCAGATTGCGGCCGCCTGGCCCGAACACGGCCCCCAGTCGCAATACGATTGTCTCGGGGAACGAATCTCTCATTACCGCTTCGACCGCAATATGCTCTGTCTCATAAGGTGACAGTGGCCGCGGTCGCGTATCTTCGTCAACGAGATGGTCTTTTACGCCGGCATAAACGTCAATGCTGCTCGCGTGGATACAACGACGGATTCCGGACTCCCGAAAGGTCGACTTCAGGCTCTCCATCGCACCGCTATACCAGCCGCTGCCATCCGGGCGCAGAAGGTTGATCAGAACATCTTGACCGCGAAGCACGCTCAGCATTTGAGCAGGGTCACCGAGGTTGACGTCGTTGCGTTCCACGCCGCTTGTATCGAGCCATTTTGGCCGCGACCTGTGCACCAGGTATCGGCTGGGACGGACCGCAGAGATATTCCAGCACTTGGCAAAGGCCTCGCCGACGAAACCGGTCCCTCCGAGCACGACTACGCGTGGCTCGTCTTCGAATCGCTCGTCGTTCATGTAGAGGCTTCTTCGGGGTGATACTGCACGCGGCGATGCCGAGATGGTGAGCGGTTAAAGCGAGCCAGGCCAATTCGCATTTGCTCGGCCTATACCATAAGCCCGACACGCCGCGCAACGACGGCCGGACCATTGGCGTAGGCCCACCAACCCTTGCTGGGGAAATGGAAAAGTCGCCCTTGGGTCGCAAGCCGCTTTCGGAGTATAGGGAATGCCCATGACTGCGTCTTCGCCAAATTCCCGATCCGGCTCGATCACAGGTTTCGCGCTGCCTGCAGGAGCGGTCATAGCGCTACCTCTGTTCTTATTGCTCTTAACGACCAATTCTGGCGCCTCGCCGTTAATCCTCCTCTGGTTCTATGTTTCCGGCTGCGCCGCGGTAGCCATCTCGCTTGCATTTCCCTCCTCTTTCTTCGTTTTCTTGTTGTCGTCATTCCTCTTCGTGGGTTTCATAGCGAAAGCGATCGCGCACTTCGTGTTTGGTGTGCAGCTAATTGAGCCGGTTAGCACATTCACGTCGCAATGGGACCAAGCGTTAATTTTTGCGGCCAGTGGCTTGTCGGGCGTGTGTTTGGCGAACTTCATGGCGACATTGTTTCCATCCTTTCCAAACACTTTGAGAGCTTCTGGAACCGCTCATCTTGCCAATTCGGTCCTCGGAGCGTTTTCTGTGCTGATAGTTTGCTCAATCGGGATGTATTGGGCGAACTACACATTTCATATCCTCCGAATTGGCTTCCCCCTTGGCATTGACATGGACGCTCGCATCTACGCGGTCGCCGCCTTTGGCATCGCCTGGGGCTCCCTCTTGGGCGGGCTGACTGCGGTGCTCTGGCT
The genomic region above belongs to Mesorhizobium sp. B4-1-4 and contains:
- a CDS encoding glycosyltransferase family 4 protein; protein product: MNVLLTTVSLDSQKGGGTAERTRRLSAHLAARGHRCEVATMQDGDLAEKLRQRGVPVYATGSVRLRLTVPFINPLRLARSLRRADVVHILGYWNLLSVATAFLASRLGKPYAFSAAGEFVGLDRPRPIARLFHVLFGKRVIRDASLLVAITPLERSQILERFQLPEDRVIVLPNGVEEHAQAVTHHPSQSDAPYILFMGRLAEVKGPDLLVQAFADVASEYGDVRLVMAGPDFGMRSSLEKFVGERQLGDRVIFTGHLGEIERNDAYERALFLAVPSRAEAMSLVALEAGVAGTPVLLTDQCGFDEIESVGGGLVVQATVEGLRGGLRSMLAERESLSTMGQALQAHIRGKFTWPSIADRLILQFHSMIANRRGEGGD
- a CDS encoding NAD-dependent epimerase/dehydratase family protein translates to MNDERFEDEPRVVVLGGTGFVGEAFAKCWNISAVRPSRYLVHRSRPKWLDTSGVERNDVNLGDPAQMLSVLRGQDVLINLLRPDGSGWYSGAMESLKSTFRESGIRRCIHASSIDVYAGVKDHLVDEDTRPRPLSPYETEHIAVEAVMRDSFPETIVLRLGAVFGPGGRNLVSLAEEISRAPQWKIVLRRSLYGARRMHLVSVETVARALVQLSLERKRLGPQVVLVTDDHDPNNNFAFVQDRLAVAFRRNVPKIGPTAPRSLLRLLLRARGLPDRNIDRRFSHRKASELGLPSEAFVDRLEEYAQHLADDIGRYDE